In the Helianthus annuus cultivar XRQ/B chromosome 11, HanXRQr2.0-SUNRISE, whole genome shotgun sequence genome, one interval contains:
- the LOC110888717 gene encoding uncharacterized protein LOC110888717: MPMWCHLFIKTLTVAARAWFDSLPPGKIKSWVDFKTQFLSYFCQQRRYQRDTAEVEDIWRRDGEGMEDFITRFNKEYLEIGGVSEQLMRCHFKKAIRCDSLIRTITCKDGMPKEWDKLMEAAKIVAQTEESLAGNRSCYSEDRFSRGNTRDNNNKRNKYKNNDWKSGRPRGHDDRPRYREDARDTID, translated from the coding sequence atgcccatgtggtgccactTGTTTATCAAAACTCTTACCGTggcggctcgcgcctggttcgaTAGCCTTCCGCCGGGGAAGATCAAATCATGGGTAGATTTCAAGACTCAGTTTTTGAGCTATTTCTGCCAACAGCGTCGCTACCAGCGCGACACAGCCGAAGTAGAGGATATTTGGCGAAGAGATGGTGAAGGTATGGAGGACTTCATCACCCGTTTTAACAAAGAATATTTGGAGATAGGCGGCGTCAGTGAACAACTCATGCGTTGTCACTTCAAGAAGGCCATACGCTGCGATAGTCTCATTAGAACTATCACATGTAAGGATGGAATGCCGAAGGAGTGGGATAAACTCATGGAGGCCGCAAAAATCGTCGCGCAAACCGAGGAATCACTTGCTGGTAACAGGAGTTGCTACTCTGAAGATCGATTCTCCAGAGGAAACAcgcgcgacaacaacaacaagcgtaaCAAATACAAGAATAACGACTGGAAGTCTGGGAGACCAAGAGGCCACGATGACAGGCCGCGCTACAGGGAAGATGCGCGTGACACAATTGACTGA